In one Pseudomonas fitomaticsae genomic region, the following are encoded:
- the phbB gene encoding acetoacetyl-CoA reductase, giving the protein MTKKIAFVTAGMGNLGTAVCQRLARDGFTVVAGCGPDSPLKDTWLAQQKALGFTFIASEGSVADWDSCRQAFEQIKKNVGPVDVLVNNAGTARNVMFHDMQPNDWSTVIDTNLNSLFNVTKQVIDGMVERGWGRVINISSVNAQLGHVGQVNYSTAKSAIRGFTRALAREVGPCGVTVNTVSPGYIATAKLKSITTADVMDRIIQDIPTRRLGTPEEIAAVCAWLASEEAGYANGADFSLNGGLHMS; this is encoded by the coding sequence ATGACCAAGAAAATCGCCTTTGTTACTGCTGGCATGGGCAACCTCGGCACAGCAGTCTGCCAGCGCCTGGCGCGAGACGGATTTACCGTCGTTGCGGGCTGCGGGCCTGATTCCCCACTGAAGGACACCTGGCTGGCCCAACAAAAGGCGCTTGGCTTTACCTTCATTGCCTCGGAAGGAAGTGTTGCTGATTGGGACTCTTGCCGACAGGCTTTTGAACAGATCAAAAAAAATGTCGGGCCCGTGGATGTGCTCGTCAACAACGCCGGTACTGCCCGAAACGTTATGTTCCATGACATGCAGCCCAACGATTGGAGCACCGTCATCGATACCAACCTCAATTCACTATTCAACGTAACCAAACAGGTTATCGATGGCATGGTTGAGAGGGGCTGGGGACGGGTCATCAATATCTCGTCGGTCAACGCCCAGTTGGGTCACGTGGGACAGGTCAACTACTCCACCGCTAAATCCGCAATCCGAGGCTTCACTCGCGCTCTAGCACGAGAAGTCGGACCCTGCGGCGTTACGGTGAATACTGTGTCCCCGGGTTACATTGCGACAGCCAAGCTAAAGTCCATCACGACCGCTGACGTCATGGACCGCATCATCCAGGACATTCCGACACGACGTCTTGGAACACCTGAAGAAATTGCCGCCGTGTGTGCCTGGCTTGCATCCGAAGAGGCTGGATACGCGAACGGTGCCGACTTCTCGCTCAATGGTGGCCTTCACATGAGTTGA